One Synechococcus sp. PROS-9-1 DNA window includes the following coding sequences:
- the ggt gene encoding gamma-glutamyltransferase: MSILDSLVTHKYATFLAVNLCTGIAVLLGSPLVRANQVHLARPTSKNLLQESGQRFHPVHSSLGIVSSQERLASEVGALMLRKGGNAMDAAVATAFALSVTLPQAGNLGGGGFLVFWHAPERKSYALNFREIAPHLAHRDLFLDPDGEVSKSKEFFSLLSTGVPGSVAGLLKAQERFGRLDRAEVMAPSIQLADDGFVIYPQLADSLKRAFSRLSQDPTARSLFYRQVELPDGGAQWIPYQSGEKLRQSELAQSLKLISLKGISGFYEGTIAHNIVALMKDQGGLIDYRDLADFTAPWVEPVKGVFRGHAVISMPPPSSGGITLLQILKLIAPFDLEALGVNSADSIHLLTESMNLAYRDRNQFLGDPDQIDIPIRRLLSQSNIDNLRNQLNLNSHTPAADLAGESPMPSGFNTTHLSVADRDGSLVALTTTLNFAYGNGIAVPGSGFLLNNELADFTAKPGVPNAYGLVQGEQNAVAPRRRPLSSMTPTIVLNQAGDAWLATGSPGGSRIITTVLQVLLNRIVHGLNLATSVATPRIHSQLWPDSLQLEQGFSPDTVQLLRQRGHALRFTRSMGSANSVELKRNGGSYGAADPRRGEGAAVAEQF, from the coding sequence ATGTCTATTCTTGATTCCTTAGTGACTCACAAGTACGCGACTTTTTTGGCCGTCAATCTATGTACAGGCATTGCTGTGCTCTTAGGTTCCCCTCTGGTTCGTGCCAATCAAGTTCATTTGGCCAGGCCCACCTCCAAAAATCTCCTGCAGGAGTCTGGACAGAGGTTTCACCCTGTGCATTCATCACTCGGAATCGTCAGTAGCCAGGAGCGATTGGCGAGTGAGGTGGGTGCCTTAATGCTTAGAAAGGGGGGGAATGCCATGGATGCTGCTGTCGCCACGGCCTTTGCCCTATCAGTGACCTTGCCTCAGGCAGGAAATCTCGGTGGAGGTGGATTCCTTGTGTTCTGGCATGCACCTGAGCGCAAATCCTATGCGCTTAATTTTCGTGAGATTGCTCCTCATCTAGCGCATCGAGACCTCTTTCTTGATCCTGATGGGGAAGTGAGTAAGAGCAAGGAATTTTTTAGTTTATTGAGCACCGGGGTTCCCGGAAGTGTGGCTGGCCTTCTGAAGGCTCAGGAGCGTTTTGGCCGTTTGGATCGGGCAGAGGTGATGGCTCCTTCAATCCAACTTGCGGACGACGGTTTTGTGATCTATCCGCAATTGGCCGATTCTCTGAAAAGAGCCTTTTCACGTCTGAGCCAAGATCCCACAGCACGGTCACTTTTTTATCGACAAGTCGAGCTCCCTGATGGTGGAGCTCAGTGGATTCCTTATCAATCTGGTGAAAAGCTGCGTCAGTCTGAGCTGGCTCAGTCCCTAAAACTCATTTCACTGAAGGGTATCTCGGGTTTTTATGAAGGAACGATTGCTCACAATATTGTTGCTTTAATGAAGGATCAGGGTGGGCTTATTGATTATCGGGATTTAGCAGACTTCACTGCTCCTTGGGTAGAACCTGTGAAGGGAGTTTTTCGTGGCCATGCGGTGATCTCCATGCCACCTCCAAGTAGTGGCGGAATTACCCTCCTTCAGATCTTGAAGCTAATTGCGCCTTTTGATCTTGAGGCCTTAGGCGTGAACAGTGCTGATTCTATCCATTTGCTCACAGAGAGCATGAATCTCGCTTATCGGGATCGTAATCAGTTCCTAGGAGATCCAGATCAGATTGATATTCCGATTCGGAGGCTTCTTTCTCAATCAAATATTGATAATCTGCGTAATCAATTAAATCTTAACTCCCATACTCCAGCGGCTGATTTGGCTGGAGAATCCCCTATGCCGTCTGGTTTCAATACAACCCATCTTTCTGTTGCTGACCGTGATGGTTCATTGGTGGCGTTAACGACAACCTTGAATTTTGCCTATGGCAATGGAATCGCCGTTCCAGGGTCTGGTTTTCTCTTGAACAATGAGTTGGCAGATTTCACGGCCAAGCCTGGTGTCCCTAATGCCTATGGCTTGGTGCAAGGGGAGCAAAATGCAGTGGCTCCACGTCGAAGACCCCTTAGCTCAATGACTCCCACCATTGTGTTGAATCAAGCGGGTGATGCTTGGTTGGCAACGGGTAGCCCTGGTGGCAGCCGGATTATTACAACTGTTCTTCAAGTCCTTTTAAACCGAATTGTTCATGGTCTCAATCTTGCGACCAGTGTTGCTACACCAAGAATCCACAGTCAGCTATGGCCTGACTCCTTGCAGCTTGAGCAGGGTTTCAGTCCAGACACCGTTCAGCTGTTGAGACAGCGAGGTCATGCATTGCGGTTTACACGCTCGATGGGCTCCGCTAACAGCGTGGAGTTGAAACGCAATGGCGGAAGTTATGGAGCGGCTGATCCTCGTAGGGGAGAAGGAGCTGCTGTGGCAGAACAGTTTTAA
- a CDS encoding YajQ family cyclic di-GMP-binding protein — protein MASYSFDVVSDFDRQELVNTLDQVRRDVGNRYDLKDSGTEIDLAETEVVITTASDMTLQAVEDILRTKATKRDLSLKIFDFQTSEAVGGNRVKQVIQLRKGLSQELAKKLSKMVRDELKKVTVAIQGESLRITGKSKDDLQAAIQLVKSKEEELDVPLQFENYR, from the coding sequence ATGGCGTCATATTCATTTGATGTGGTTTCTGATTTTGACCGCCAGGAGCTGGTCAATACTCTGGATCAAGTCCGCCGGGATGTTGGAAATCGCTATGACCTTAAGGACTCCGGCACAGAGATTGATCTAGCGGAAACGGAAGTGGTTATCACCACAGCTAGTGATATGACATTGCAAGCTGTTGAAGATATCTTGAGGACTAAAGCGACTAAACGAGATCTTTCTTTAAAGATTTTTGACTTCCAAACTTCTGAGGCTGTTGGCGGAAATCGCGTGAAGCAGGTCATTCAATTACGAAAGGGCCTTAGTCAAGAGCTTGCGAAAAAGCTGAGCAAAATGGTTCGCGATGAATTGAAGAAGGTAACGGTTGCCATTCAAGGGGAAAGTCTTCGCATTACTGGCAAGAGTAAGGATGACCTTCAGGCTGCGATTCAACTCGTGAAAAGTAAGGAGGAAGAATTAGACGTTCCACTTCAATTCGAGAATTATCGCTAA
- a CDS encoding DUF3104 domain-containing protein, with the protein MSIDHSLQSRSPFAGKDAPVFLSVSSGDFVIVQAEQQVARKVDGNWWMGQVVFCEGGARDPMVNTMFQVSDVDDGVIHWVNGDEVTHIVRSLDGLQLMA; encoded by the coding sequence GTGAGTATCGACCACTCTCTCCAGAGCAGGAGTCCGTTTGCGGGCAAGGATGCTCCTGTATTCCTGAGCGTTAGTTCTGGCGACTTTGTGATTGTGCAGGCGGAGCAGCAGGTTGCGCGAAAGGTTGATGGCAACTGGTGGATGGGACAGGTGGTGTTCTGTGAAGGGGGAGCAAGGGATCCGATGGTGAACACAATGTTTCAAGTCTCCGATGTAGATGATGGCGTTATCCACTGGGTCAATGGTGATGAAGTCACGCACATTGTCCGCTCCCTGGATGGTCTGCAGCTGATGGCTTGA
- a CDS encoding DUF2808 domain-containing protein: MRLLFASFLQLSPRIKRKGSVNKAATLSLLFLFAQPLSAQSTELYGLEFFESPPKNISIHNSYSNAYQRSYPVISLELPVNAGANLKRISLSQINGTERWKWRGKDLSVYSGFYNMRKRGEKGLASIQFNNESGITEIVFTPSIKPGQIVSVVIPSINPKQGVYEWSASFYPESPSLLPSQTLGPVLRLDVYRSNIRF; the protein is encoded by the coding sequence ATGCGTCTGCTCTTTGCATCTTTCCTTCAATTGTCTCCTAGAATCAAAAGAAAAGGATCTGTGAATAAGGCTGCGACTCTCTCTCTTCTTTTTCTTTTTGCTCAGCCATTGAGCGCGCAATCGACAGAGCTATACGGTCTGGAGTTTTTCGAAAGTCCTCCTAAAAATATTTCAATTCATAATTCATATTCCAATGCGTATCAGAGGTCTTATCCGGTTATTTCATTGGAGCTTCCAGTAAATGCTGGGGCGAATCTAAAAAGAATTTCTTTGTCGCAAATTAATGGTACTGAGAGATGGAAATGGCGAGGTAAGGATCTCTCGGTTTATTCTGGCTTTTATAATATGCGTAAGCGTGGAGAAAAAGGTCTTGCAAGTATACAGTTCAATAATGAGAGTGGAATTACTGAGATTGTCTTCACACCTTCCATTAAGCCTGGTCAGATCGTTAGCGTGGTTATCCCAAGTATTAATCCAAAGCAGGGGGTTTACGAATGGTCGGCAAGTTTTTACCCTGAATCTCCTTCCCTGCTTCCCTCTCAAACGCTTGGCCCAGTCCTGCGTTTAGATGTCTACAGATCAAATATTCGCTTCTAA
- a CDS encoding 4a-hydroxytetrahydrobiopterin dehydratase encodes MDLAKQTCIPCQEGAPKLTEVELADLLPQLPGWQVVDNHHLSRSLRFIDFQTALDWVNAAGAICEVEGHHAEFSLGWAHAEAVIYTHKVDGLTQADAVLAAKLNAIDV; translated from the coding sequence ATGGATTTAGCAAAACAGACCTGTATCCCCTGCCAGGAAGGTGCTCCCAAGCTCACAGAAGTGGAACTTGCTGATCTGCTGCCTCAACTGCCTGGATGGCAGGTGGTCGATAACCATCATCTCTCTCGATCGCTGCGATTTATCGACTTCCAGACGGCCCTCGATTGGGTGAATGCAGCAGGAGCAATCTGTGAGGTCGAGGGACACCATGCTGAGTTTTCCCTGGGCTGGGCACATGCGGAAGCGGTGATTTACACCCATAAGGTTGATGGCCTAACGCAAGCCGATGCTGTCTTGGCAGCAAAGCTGAATGCAATTGACGTTTAG
- a CDS encoding helix-turn-helix domain-containing protein: MAPSRLNNSHKQEIVERYRAGDTSAQIAAAYGCSTNTVSRTVRSLLSAEEYAELKAQRSTKSSGVEGSVPDIETAEVSYPESVQTSLEDSRTEASSAKGDGGEKTGDIEGNGEGQRSLALEDAGDFGGADLDDNEIFNMDDENVFHEIAVLPVDLPQVTTQQVICRPFASELLPDSVYMLVDKTVELDPRPLSEFPELGLSDPSEQQRQALCLYASPRAAKRQCGRSQRVIKVPDTQVFEQTSSYLLARGITHLVVEGSLFAIKS, from the coding sequence ATGGCCCCCAGCCGGCTTAACAACAGCCACAAACAGGAAATTGTGGAGCGGTACCGCGCTGGAGACACAAGCGCCCAGATCGCCGCGGCCTATGGCTGCAGTACCAACACGGTGAGTCGAACCGTAAGGTCCCTGCTCAGCGCTGAGGAGTACGCCGAGCTCAAAGCCCAGCGTTCTACCAAAAGTTCTGGCGTTGAGGGCAGCGTGCCTGATATCGAAACCGCTGAGGTCAGCTATCCCGAGAGCGTACAAACCAGCCTCGAAGACTCCAGAACTGAAGCATCAAGCGCCAAGGGAGATGGAGGGGAGAAGACCGGTGATATTGAAGGGAATGGCGAAGGCCAAAGAAGCCTCGCTCTCGAGGATGCCGGGGATTTCGGTGGCGCCGATCTCGACGACAACGAGATCTTCAACATGGACGATGAAAATGTCTTTCATGAAATAGCGGTGCTGCCGGTCGACCTGCCACAGGTCACCACCCAACAAGTCATTTGCCGACCCTTCGCATCTGAACTTTTGCCAGATAGCGTTTACATGCTGGTCGACAAAACGGTGGAGCTCGATCCACGGCCGCTCAGTGAGTTCCCTGAATTGGGCCTCAGTGATCCTTCAGAGCAACAACGCCAGGCTTTATGCCTCTATGCAAGTCCGCGCGCTGCTAAACGCCAGTGCGGCCGCAGTCAGCGCGTGATCAAAGTGCCAGACACCCAGGTCTTTGAACAAACATCCTCTTACTTGCTCGCTAGAGGAATTACGCACTTGGTCGTTGAAGGCTCCCTATTCGCAATCAAGTCCTGA
- the rsmI gene encoding 16S rRNA (cytidine(1402)-2'-O)-methyltransferase: MKQRAEPAAGVLYVVGTPIGHLGDLSPRARDLLIAVDTIACEDTRHSGQLLSRIGSTARRCSFHQHNTRTRIPQLLLELEEGRSVAVISDAGLPGISDPGQDLVAAARLSGCEVISIPGPCAATTALVSSGLPTDRFCFEGFLPAKGRERRDRLAFLASEQRTSVIYEAPHRLCQLLEELLELCGEERPLQVARELTKRHEQQVGPTVGAARNHFQEHSPQGECTVVLGGAVPVEIEPLSDTQCCEQLLALTAEGMSAKDAAKLLSSRVGRSKRELYALLHAETEHAD, from the coding sequence GTGAAGCAACGCGCTGAACCTGCGGCTGGAGTGCTTTATGTCGTAGGCACTCCGATTGGCCATCTCGGTGACCTGTCGCCTCGAGCGCGTGATCTGTTGATCGCTGTGGACACGATCGCTTGTGAGGACACGCGTCATAGCGGACAGCTGCTGAGCCGTATCGGTTCAACAGCTCGACGTTGCTCGTTTCATCAGCACAACACCCGCACGCGGATTCCCCAGCTGTTGTTGGAACTGGAAGAGGGCCGCAGCGTTGCGGTGATCAGTGATGCAGGGTTGCCTGGGATTAGTGACCCTGGGCAGGATTTGGTCGCTGCCGCGCGGCTGTCGGGCTGTGAGGTGATTTCTATTCCTGGTCCCTGCGCGGCGACGACGGCGTTGGTGAGCAGCGGGCTTCCCACCGACCGGTTTTGTTTCGAGGGTTTTCTCCCTGCAAAAGGCCGTGAACGCCGAGATCGGCTGGCCTTCCTTGCCAGCGAGCAGCGCACCAGTGTGATTTACGAAGCTCCTCATCGGTTGTGCCAACTTCTGGAGGAGTTGTTGGAACTCTGTGGTGAGGAGCGACCGTTACAAGTGGCTCGAGAACTAACGAAGCGGCATGAGCAACAGGTGGGCCCAACCGTTGGTGCTGCGCGAAATCATTTTCAAGAACACAGCCCCCAGGGGGAATGCACTGTGGTGTTGGGTGGAGCCGTACCGGTAGAGATCGAACCCTTAAGTGACACACAGTGTTGTGAGCAGTTACTTGCACTCACTGCAGAGGGGATGAGTGCCAAGGATGCGGCCAAGCTGTTGTCCAGCAGGGTTGGACGTTCCAAACGCGAGCTTTATGCGTTGCTTCATGCGGAGACCGAACATGCAGACTGA
- a CDS encoding 3'(2'),5'-bisphosphate nucleotidase CysQ: protein MMPSSPTLLAGINLEDVLKVLRPLSWGAADILRAYARGEQPPHGFSKALSVDNGGEGPVSAADLAVNQWLLDGLKQSFPTADWTLLSEETAKEQLTEGQPLAAEWLWILDPLDGTKDFLQGTGEYAVHLALVHQQRPVLGVVLVPEREELWIGVVGDGTWCENRSAERTPVRFSDRDVTNELILVASRSHRDQRLEQLITALELGDSKAVGSVGCKVATILRGETDLYISLSGKSAPKDWDMAAPEAVLLAAGGAFTHANGAELTYNTGDVRQAGCLIASHGKTHAALCEKATRAMGLIDPGFLV, encoded by the coding sequence ATGATGCCGAGCTCGCCGACCCTTCTTGCTGGTATCAACCTGGAAGATGTTTTAAAGGTTCTTCGCCCTCTCAGCTGGGGGGCTGCAGATATCCTGCGCGCCTATGCCCGTGGAGAACAGCCACCCCACGGGTTTTCGAAAGCCCTCAGCGTTGATAACGGCGGCGAAGGCCCAGTGTCCGCCGCTGATCTAGCGGTCAATCAATGGCTCCTGGATGGCTTAAAACAATCATTTCCTACCGCCGATTGGACCCTTCTCAGTGAAGAAACCGCCAAGGAGCAACTGACAGAAGGGCAACCCTTGGCTGCAGAGTGGCTGTGGATTTTGGATCCACTCGATGGAACCAAAGATTTCTTGCAAGGCACAGGGGAATATGCCGTCCATCTGGCCTTGGTGCATCAACAACGCCCAGTGCTTGGGGTCGTGCTGGTTCCAGAACGAGAAGAGCTTTGGATTGGTGTGGTGGGTGACGGCACCTGGTGCGAAAACCGCTCCGCTGAGCGAACACCGGTTCGTTTCAGTGATCGAGACGTCACAAATGAGCTCATTTTGGTGGCAAGCCGCAGTCACAGGGATCAAAGGCTTGAACAGTTGATCACCGCCCTAGAACTCGGCGATTCAAAGGCAGTGGGCAGTGTCGGCTGCAAAGTGGCCACGATCCTTCGCGGCGAAACCGATCTGTACATTTCCCTGTCTGGAAAAAGTGCTCCGAAAGATTGGGATATGGCCGCACCAGAAGCCGTCCTTCTCGCTGCTGGTGGTGCCTTTACCCATGCCAACGGAGCAGAGCTCACTTACAACACGGGCGATGTTCGCCAAGCAGGCTGTTTGATCGCTAGCCATGGAAAAACCCATGCCGCTTTATGTGAAAAAGCGACACGGGCCATGGGACTCATTGATCCCGGTTTTCTGGTCTGA
- a CDS encoding polyribonucleotide nucleotidyltransferase: protein MQGQTQSISFDGREIRLTTGRYAPQAGGSVMIECGDTSVLVTATRSTGRDGIDFLPLICDYEERLYAAGRIPGSFMRRESRPPERATLICRLIDRPMRPLFPSWLRDDLQIVATCMSLDERVPADVLAVTGASMATLLAKIPFYGPMAAVRVGLLGDDFVLNPSYREIERGDLDLIVAGTPQGVVMVEAGANQLPEGDVIEAIDFGYEAVSELIKAQQSILKEAGIEQVIPETPEQDKTLPVYLEKACSKSIGEVLGQFEQTKAERDEKLDAIRSTTAEKIQGLKDSDPVRVAVSANGKALPNNFKALTKTLMRQQILKDGKRVDGRNLDQVRPISAAAGVLPKRVHGSGLFQRGLTQVLSTATLGTPSDAQEMDDLNPSNEKTYLHHYNFPAYSVGETRPMRSPGRREIGHGALAERAIVPVLPAKDTFPYVVRVVSEVLSSNGSTSMGSVCGSTLALMDAGVPLKAPVSGAAMGLIKEGDEVKILTDIQGIEDFLGDMDFKVAGTDKGITALQMDMKITGLPVSIIAEAVNQARPARLHILEKMMEAIESPREGLSPHAPRLLSFRIDPELIGTVIGPGGRTIKNITERTNTKIDIEDSGIVTIASHDGAAAEEAQKIIEGLTRKVNEGEVFTGSITRIIPIGAFVEILPGKEGMIHISQLSEARVEKVEDVVKVGDEVTVRVREIDNRGRINLTLRGVPQNGESPDSQPAPTPVAPLS from the coding sequence GTGCAAGGTCAGACGCAGTCGATCTCCTTTGACGGTCGGGAGATACGGCTGACCACAGGGCGGTATGCCCCCCAAGCCGGCGGCTCGGTGATGATTGAGTGCGGAGACACCTCCGTATTGGTCACGGCTACACGCTCCACAGGTCGAGATGGAATTGATTTTCTCCCGCTGATCTGTGATTACGAAGAGCGCCTCTATGCAGCAGGCAGGATTCCTGGAAGTTTTATGCGGCGTGAGAGTCGCCCTCCTGAGCGCGCCACGCTGATTTGCCGACTCATCGATCGGCCGATGCGCCCGTTGTTTCCAAGCTGGCTTCGCGACGATTTGCAGATTGTTGCGACTTGCATGTCGCTAGATGAGCGGGTTCCCGCTGATGTGCTCGCCGTCACAGGGGCCTCCATGGCCACCCTCCTGGCAAAGATTCCCTTCTATGGGCCGATGGCCGCTGTTCGCGTCGGTTTGCTGGGTGACGATTTTGTGCTGAATCCCAGCTATCGGGAGATTGAGCGAGGCGATCTTGACCTCATTGTTGCCGGCACCCCACAAGGTGTGGTGATGGTGGAAGCCGGTGCGAATCAGCTCCCAGAAGGAGATGTGATTGAAGCGATCGACTTTGGCTACGAAGCTGTTTCTGAGTTGATCAAAGCTCAGCAATCCATCCTCAAAGAGGCTGGGATCGAGCAAGTGATTCCAGAGACTCCTGAGCAAGACAAAACGCTGCCTGTCTATCTGGAGAAAGCCTGCAGCAAATCAATTGGTGAGGTGCTCGGCCAGTTCGAGCAGACCAAGGCTGAGCGTGACGAAAAGCTGGATGCCATTCGCAGCACAACCGCGGAAAAGATTCAGGGTCTCAAGGACTCCGATCCTGTTCGAGTTGCTGTTAGTGCCAACGGCAAGGCTCTCCCGAACAATTTCAAAGCGCTCACCAAAACCTTGATGCGCCAGCAGATCCTTAAGGACGGCAAAAGGGTGGATGGTCGCAACCTTGATCAGGTGCGTCCGATCAGTGCCGCTGCGGGAGTGCTTCCCAAGCGTGTGCACGGCTCAGGTTTATTCCAACGCGGTCTCACCCAGGTGTTGTCGACCGCCACTCTTGGCACCCCAAGTGATGCCCAGGAGATGGATGATCTCAACCCAAGCAATGAAAAAACCTACCTTCACCACTACAACTTCCCGGCTTATTCCGTCGGTGAGACCCGTCCGATGCGCTCTCCGGGTCGCCGTGAAATTGGTCACGGTGCTCTAGCTGAACGCGCCATCGTGCCCGTGCTCCCCGCGAAAGACACCTTCCCCTACGTGGTGCGTGTTGTCAGTGAAGTGTTGAGCTCTAACGGCTCTACTTCAATGGGTTCCGTGTGTGGAAGCACGTTGGCTCTGATGGATGCAGGTGTTCCTCTGAAGGCGCCTGTGAGTGGTGCGGCGATGGGCCTGATCAAGGAGGGAGATGAGGTCAAAATCCTCACCGATATCCAAGGCATTGAAGACTTCCTCGGCGACATGGACTTCAAAGTGGCGGGTACCGATAAGGGGATTACCGCGCTGCAGATGGACATGAAGATCACGGGTCTCCCCGTGAGCATCATTGCTGAGGCGGTGAATCAGGCTCGTCCTGCGCGTCTACACATCCTTGAAAAGATGATGGAAGCGATCGAGAGTCCGCGTGAAGGGCTGTCTCCTCATGCACCTCGCCTGCTGAGTTTCCGCATTGATCCTGAGCTGATTGGCACGGTGATCGGACCTGGTGGACGCACCATCAAGAACATCACGGAGCGCACCAACACCAAGATCGATATTGAGGACAGTGGCATTGTCACCATTGCTTCCCATGACGGTGCAGCGGCTGAGGAAGCTCAGAAGATCATCGAAGGCCTCACCCGCAAGGTGAATGAGGGCGAGGTGTTTACGGGCTCCATTACTCGCATCATTCCGATCGGAGCCTTTGTTGAAATTCTTCCCGGTAAAGAGGGAATGATTCATATCTCACAGCTTTCTGAGGCAAGGGTCGAGAAAGTTGAAGATGTGGTGAAGGTGGGAGATGAGGTCACAGTGCGCGTCCGTGAAATTGACAATCGCGGCCGTATCAACCTCACCCTGCGTGGCGTTCCCCAGAACGGCGAGTCTCCTGACTCCCAACCGGCTCCCACGCCAGTAGCGCCGCTTTCCTGA